The genomic region GCCGGCCATCGTGGGCCTCCTCGTCCTCGCCAAACGCCCGGTCACCCGCGCCGGCTGGGTGTGCCTCGGGCTCGACTCCTGGCTCATCGGCGGCTCCCTGCTCACCCTCTCCTGGAGCCTGGCGCTGGCCCACGCGGCGCGGACCGCCCAGTCCGGCGCCCCCGGCAGCGTGCCGCGCGCCGCGCTCTCCCTCGCCTACCCGCTCCTGGACATCGCGCTCGTCTCGATGGTCCTGGTCCTGCACTTCCGGCGGTCCGAGACCAACCGCTCCGCCGTCAACACCGCCATCGCCGCGCTCGCCCTCACCGTGCTCAGCGACGCCCTGTTCACCTCACCGCTGCTGAGCGCGGAGTACCGGTCCGGACAACTGCTCGACGCCGGCTGGTTCGCGGGCTCGCTGCTCCTCGCGTACGCGCCCTGGGGCGCCCGGCGCCTCCACCCGGGCCCGGAGCCCGTCGGCCACCCGCGCGCGGAGCGCCCGCACAGCCGCCCCATCACCGGCTCGCTGCCCGCCCTCACCCCGTACCTCGCGGCCGCCGTGTGCACCCTGGGCATCCTCTACAACGTCGTGGACGGCCGGAAGGTCGACCGGATCGTAGTCTTCACCGGCTGCACGGTCGTCCTCGCCCTCGTCATCCGCCAGGGCATCATGCTCCTCGACAACATCGCGCTGACCCAGGAACTGGCCCAGAAGGAGAACCACTTCCGCTCCCTGGTCCAGGGTTCCAGCGACGTCATCATGATCGCCGCGCCCACCGGGACCCTGCACTACGTGAGCCCCGCCGCCGCCGGGGTCTACGGCCGCGAGGCGGAGGAGCTGGTCGGCACCGAGCTCGCCGCCCTGATCCACCCCGACGACCTCGGCAAGGTGGTCCACGAGGTGCGCCGCTTCCTCGCCGCGCCCCCGGCCGAGGAGCCCACCACCCGCATCGAATGCCGGTTCAAGTCGGGCGACGGCGAATGGCTCAACGTGGAGTCCACCGTCAACCGGCACCAGGGCGGGCTCATCCTCAATAGCCGGGACGTCACCGAGCGGGTCCGCCTCCAGGCCCAGCTCCAGCACAGCGCCGAGCACGATCCGCTGACCGACCTGCCCAACCGGGCCCTGTTCACCCGGCGGGTCCGCCAGGCCCTCACCGGCCGGCGCGCGGGCGACCACAGCACCGCCGTGCTCTTCATCGACCTCGACGGCTTCAAGGCGGTCAACGACACCATCGGCCACCAGGCCGGCGACGAGCTGCTCAGCGAGGCCGCGCGCAGACTCCAGGACTCGGTCCGGGCCGGGGACACCGCGGCCCGCCTCGGCGGCGACGAGTTCGCCGCGCTGATCCTCGGCGACGGCAGCCGGGACCGCAGCGCCCGCGAATACCAGGCGCGCGAGATCGCCGACCGGCTGCGCACCACCCTCTCCCAGGCGTACCGGATCGGCGGCAGCGAGGTACGGGTCTCCGCCAGCATCGGCGTGGCCTTCGCCGACCCCGGAATCACCCCTTCGGACCTGATGCGCAACGCGGATCTCGCGATGTACCGGGCCAAGGCGGGCGGCAAGGACCGCGTCGAGATGTACGCCCCGCAGATGCAGGCCGAGGTCGTCCGGAAGGCCGAGCTGGCGGGCCGGCTGCGGACCGCACTGCACGAGGGCGAGTTCGCGCTGCTGCACCAGCCCGTCGTCTCACTGGCCACCGGCGAGGTCTCCGCCGTGGTCGCACAGGCCCGCTGGCGTTCGACCCAGGGCATCCTCTTCACCCCGGCGGAGTTCCTCCGTGTGGCGGAGTACAGCGAGGGGTCCGCGGCCGCCGCCGGCAAGGACGCGTCGCGGACCGCCGAGCTGGGGCGCTGGCTGCTGGAGCAGGCCGTGGAGCAGGCCGCCGACCGCCACCGGGCCGGGCACGGCGTCCCCGTGGCCGTCCGGATGACCGCCCAGCGGCTCCTCGACCGGGCCATGCCGCTGGGCACCGTGGAGGCCCTGCTGACCAGGCACGGACTGCCCTCCGGTGCTCTGGTCCTGGAGCTGGCCGTTTCCGATCCCAGAGTGCCCTTCGACGACCTGGAGCGCCGCCTGACGGGCCTGAACCGGCTCGGGGTGGGAATCGCGCTGGACGGCTTCGGGAGCGGCTACGCGGCGATCAGCGCCCTGCGCCGCCTTCCGGTGGACATGCTCAAGCTGG from Streptomyces sp. NBC_00190 harbors:
- a CDS encoding putative bifunctional diguanylate cyclase/phosphodiesterase; the protein is MSAQGAALLNRPSLSGGGKGLAMQLLLAVVSGGYAVGAALNWGSEEVAEIMGDFGLSAAGLLAAVSCYSYARAIDSRERPAWLLFAFSSLMGAGGNAVWGWYEVILGQEVPKPSLADFAFLCFAPPAIVGLLVLAKRPVTRAGWVCLGLDSWLIGGSLLTLSWSLALAHAARTAQSGAPGSVPRAALSLAYPLLDIALVSMVLVLHFRRSETNRSAVNTAIAALALTVLSDALFTSPLLSAEYRSGQLLDAGWFAGSLLLAYAPWGARRLHPGPEPVGHPRAERPHSRPITGSLPALTPYLAAAVCTLGILYNVVDGRKVDRIVVFTGCTVVLALVIRQGIMLLDNIALTQELAQKENHFRSLVQGSSDVIMIAAPTGTLHYVSPAAAGVYGREAEELVGTELAALIHPDDLGKVVHEVRRFLAAPPAEEPTTRIECRFKSGDGEWLNVESTVNRHQGGLILNSRDVTERVRLQAQLQHSAEHDPLTDLPNRALFTRRVRQALTGRRAGDHSTAVLFIDLDGFKAVNDTIGHQAGDELLSEAARRLQDSVRAGDTAARLGGDEFAALILGDGSRDRSAREYQAREIADRLRTTLSQAYRIGGSEVRVSASIGVAFADPGITPSDLMRNADLAMYRAKAGGKDRVEMYAPQMQAEVVRKAELAGRLRTALHEGEFALLHQPVVSLATGEVSAVVAQARWRSTQGILFTPAEFLRVAEYSEGSAAAAGKDASRTAELGRWLLEQAVEQAADRHRAGHGVPVAVRMTAQRLLDRAMPLGTVEALLTRHGLPSGALVLELAVSDPRVPFDDLERRLTGLNRLGVGIALDGFGSGYAAISALRRLPVDMLKLDRGLVEGVVESSRLHKITAGLLRIANDLGMQSVADGVDLPEQVMALRAMGCTHGQGMAFSGPLDEYRLRRALVRGSFPVPGGAVQPALAGGSPGGSMAIHRGSHNETPVPPT